The following coding sequences lie in one Maledivibacter sp. genomic window:
- a CDS encoding energy-coupling factor transporter transmembrane protein EcfT, with amino-acid sequence MIKVHPFSVIVYSSVLFLITLSFSHPLYILSLLLIIVLNIVILGHRQQLINTLKYGLPTAILIIIVNPIVSQKGRTVIWQGLRLPVLGTIKITFEALSYGFNMAAKLICIMFVFLLYSILTDQDESFSFFSKYAHKLTLILSMTTNIIHKLRLEIMRVKDVMILRGVRFDHKSPIKRIKVYYPILKVILISALEGSLDRAEALYSRGYGKTKRTAYSKIKMNNLDYIFIVSNIILFLVFVASFVKGIGRYEFYPVLKGFTNMELLYIIFIDFILLIPFFLIWGCKRWKFLK; translated from the coding sequence ATGATTAAAGTACATCCTTTTAGTGTAATTGTATACTCGTCAGTTCTGTTTTTGATAACGTTATCATTTAGTCATCCCCTTTATATATTATCCTTACTACTAATAATTGTTTTAAATATTGTTATCCTAGGACATAGACAACAGCTCATAAATACTTTGAAATATGGGTTGCCTACGGCGATATTGATAATAATAGTAAATCCCATTGTGTCACAAAAAGGTAGAACAGTTATATGGCAAGGATTAAGACTACCTGTACTTGGCACAATAAAAATTACCTTTGAGGCCTTATCCTATGGATTTAATATGGCCGCAAAACTGATTTGTATAATGTTTGTATTTTTACTTTACAGCATATTAACGGATCAAGATGAAAGCTTTAGCTTCTTTTCAAAATATGCCCACAAGCTTACTTTAATACTCTCAATGACTACAAACATTATCCATAAGCTGAGATTAGAAATAATGAGGGTTAAGGACGTAATGATTTTAAGGGGAGTAAGATTTGACCATAAAAGTCCTATCAAAAGGATAAAAGTATACTATCCGATATTAAAGGTGATCTTGATATCGGCTCTAGAAGGTTCTTTAGATAGAGCCGAAGCTTTATATTCCAGGGGTTATGGAAAAACAAAAAGAACTGCTTATTCAAAAATAAAAATGAACAATTTAGATTATATCTTCATTGTATCTAATATTATTCTATTTTTAGTGTTTGTAGCTTCATTTGTAAAAGGAATTGGAAGATATGAATTTTATCCTGTACTTAAGGGTTTTACGAACATGGAATTATTATATATCATCTTTATAGATTTTATTTTACTTATTCCGTTTTTTCTTATTTGGGGGTGTAAAAGATGGAAATTTTTAAAATAG
- a CDS encoding ABC transporter ATP-binding protein/permease, with protein MSGIKEQDYNKGFDLNVWKKLLQFTKPYKKNMGLIGVMMTILAAVDVAFPMLTKYAIDNFIVPQKLEGLRGFIWWYVLLVVFQSIVVWKFISEAAKVDMGICYDIRKAGFQRLQELSFSYFDRTHIGWIMARMTSDTTRLGDTIAWGLVDLVWGFAMMITVSCVMLYMNWKLALLALTVIPFLGIVSIYFQKKILKSYRNVRKTNSRITGAFNEGIMGAKTTKTLVREEKNLEEFSEITGKMYGSSVRAAIFSSMYLPVVITLGSIGTALALWQGGEGVVLEVLSYGTLVTFITFTIQFFEPVRELARIFAELQSAQASAERIISMIETEPDIKDNCEIVSVYGDVFKPRRENWTDIKGNINFKNVSFAYKEGEKVLDTFNLNVKAGETIALVGETGSGKSTIVNLACRFYEPTEGEILFDGVDYRKRSLLWLHSNLGYVLQTPHLFSGTIKENILYGRLDATDDEIIKAAKLVNAHNFIIKLKDGYDSEVGEGGSRLSTGEKQLISFARAILANPKIFVLDEATSSVDTETEQLIQNAIGKVLKGRTSFIIAHRLSTIRMADRILVINKGKVIEEGNHYQLINKKGYYYRLYTNQFMDEQESMMLHKSS; from the coding sequence ATGAGTGGGATAAAGGAACAAGATTATAATAAGGGCTTTGATTTAAATGTTTGGAAAAAATTATTGCAGTTTACAAAACCATATAAAAAAAATATGGGTTTGATTGGGGTTATGATGACAATATTAGCAGCTGTAGATGTGGCATTTCCAATGCTGACAAAGTATGCCATTGATAACTTTATAGTTCCACAAAAGCTTGAGGGCCTACGGGGGTTCATTTGGTGGTATGTTTTGCTAGTTGTTTTTCAGTCCATTGTGGTTTGGAAGTTTATTTCAGAAGCTGCAAAGGTAGACATGGGAATATGCTATGATATTAGGAAGGCAGGATTTCAAAGACTACAGGAATTATCATTTTCATACTTTGATCGAACCCATATAGGTTGGATAATGGCACGAATGACCTCGGATACTACGAGGCTTGGGGATACAATTGCATGGGGGTTAGTTGACCTTGTTTGGGGATTTGCAATGATGATTACAGTATCCTGTGTAATGTTATATATGAATTGGAAATTGGCATTACTAGCTTTAACAGTAATACCGTTTTTAGGCATTGTTAGTATTTATTTTCAAAAGAAAATCTTAAAATCCTATAGAAATGTTAGAAAAACCAATTCTCGTATAACAGGAGCATTCAATGAAGGAATAATGGGAGCAAAGACTACAAAAACCCTAGTAAGGGAAGAAAAAAATTTAGAAGAGTTCAGTGAAATTACTGGTAAAATGTATGGTTCATCTGTTAGAGCAGCTATCTTTTCTTCCATGTATTTACCTGTAGTAATAACTCTAGGGAGTATAGGCACAGCTTTAGCTTTATGGCAAGGGGGAGAAGGCGTAGTATTGGAAGTTTTGAGTTATGGGACCCTTGTGACATTTATTACCTTCACAATACAGTTTTTTGAACCAGTTAGAGAGCTTGCCAGAATATTTGCGGAGCTTCAATCGGCTCAGGCTTCAGCTGAAAGAATTATTTCTATGATTGAAACTGAGCCGGATATCAAGGATAACTGTGAAATAGTTAGTGTCTATGGGGACGTATTTAAACCCCGTAGAGAAAATTGGACTGATATAAAGGGGAATATAAACTTTAAGAATGTATCCTTTGCCTATAAAGAAGGGGAGAAAGTATTAGATACATTTAATCTTAATGTAAAAGCAGGGGAAACAATTGCATTAGTTGGAGAAACTGGTTCTGGAAAGAGTACCATAGTAAATCTAGCCTGTCGCTTTTATGAACCAACTGAAGGTGAAATATTATTTGATGGAGTGGACTATCGTAAAAGATCATTGCTATGGCTTCATTCTAATTTGGGATATGTTTTACAGACCCCCCACCTCTTTAGTGGAACAATAAAGGAAAATATATTATATGGGCGACTAGATGCAACCGATGATGAAATCATAAAAGCTGCTAAACTAGTTAATGCCCATAACTTCATAATCAAGCTAAAGGATGGATATGATTCTGAGGTTGGAGAAGGAGGAAGCAGATTGTCAACTGGAGAAAAGCAGTTAATATCCTTTGCAAGGGCGATATTAGCCAACCCTAAAATATTCGTACTTGATGAAGCCACATCCTCAGTTGATACGGAAACTGAACAGCTCATACAAAATGCCATAGGAAAAGTGCTAAAGGGCAGAACAAGCTTCATAATCGCCCATAGACTATCTACTATCCGCATGGCCGATAGAATCTTGGTTATTAACAAGGGTAAAGTTATAGAAGAGGGCAACCATTATCAGTTAATAAACAAAAAAGGATATTATTATAGGCTTTATACAAATCAGTTTATGGATGAACAGGAGTCGATGATGCTTCATAAAAGTAGTTAA
- a CDS encoding ECF transporter S component → MNYGIISVLIVTACLILIFVYYEKKKLSVKEIAIIATMSGLAGVSRVPFAAIPNLQPTTFLVIVSGYVFGPIFGFMVGVVSTLVSNSFLGHGPWTPWQMIAWGLAGASAGLLKKMGRKPSKIVLGIFAFLWGFLYGYIMNLWHWLFFIYPLNFRSFIAININSFYFDLIHAIGNFVFAYLFGTDVINVLIRFKDRISYTEVIYKK, encoded by the coding sequence ATGAATTATGGAATAATCTCTGTTCTGATTGTGACGGCATGTCTTATACTAATCTTTGTTTATTATGAAAAAAAGAAGCTATCTGTAAAAGAAATTGCTATTATTGCAACAATGTCAGGCTTAGCTGGGGTATCAAGGGTTCCCTTTGCAGCAATACCTAATCTACAACCTACCACCTTTTTAGTTATAGTCAGTGGTTACGTATTTGGTCCAATCTTTGGATTCATGGTAGGCGTTGTTTCCACACTAGTTTCAAATTCCTTTCTTGGTCATGGGCCATGGACTCCATGGCAGATGATAGCATGGGGATTAGCAGGTGCAAGTGCTGGACTTCTAAAAAAAATGGGTAGAAAGCCCTCTAAAATAGTGTTAGGTATATTTGCTTTTCTTTGGGGATTTCTTTATGGGTACATAATGAATCTATGGCATTGGCTATTCTTCATATACCCTTTAAATTTTAGAAGCTTTATTGCTATCAATATAAATTCCTTTTATTTTGATTTGATCCATGCTATAGGCAATTTTGTATTTGCCTATCTATTTGGGACAGATGTTATTAATGTTTTAATTAGATTTAAGGACAGGATCAGTTATACTGAAGTCATATATAAAAAATAA
- a CDS encoding peptidylprolyl isomerase: MSENKILATVNGKEITEMDVNALLQNFIAQGNMNFNSEQGKKQILDELINQELFYSEAIEKSYDKEEEFIKELEINKANILKNYGLRKVLNSINVTDEEVVNYYNGNPESFKTPESVQASHILVKTEEEANNILDEIKNGSAFEEAAGKYSSCPSKAKGGDLGFFNKGQMVPEFENAAFSMEKGEVSEPVKTQFGYHIIKLVDKKEATTSTFEEVKDQIRQFLLGKKQNDLYISKTTELRDKYEVKINE, encoded by the coding sequence ATGAGTGAAAACAAAATCTTAGCAACAGTTAATGGAAAAGAAATAACTGAAATGGATGTAAATGCACTTTTACAAAACTTTATAGCTCAAGGGAACATGAATTTTAATAGTGAGCAGGGTAAAAAGCAGATATTAGATGAGCTTATCAATCAAGAATTATTTTATAGTGAAGCCATAGAAAAAAGCTATGATAAGGAAGAAGAATTTATAAAAGAGCTTGAAATAAATAAAGCAAATATTCTTAAGAATTATGGGCTTAGAAAGGTTTTAAATAGTATAAATGTAACAGACGAGGAAGTAGTAAATTATTACAATGGTAATCCAGAAAGCTTCAAGACTCCAGAAAGCGTTCAAGCTAGTCATATACTTGTTAAGACTGAAGAAGAAGCAAATAATATATTAGATGAGATCAAAAATGGATCAGCCTTTGAAGAAGCTGCTGGAAAGTATTCATCATGCCCATCTAAAGCAAAAGGCGGTGACCTAGGCTTTTTCAATAAGGGACAAATGGTGCCAGAATTTGAAAATGCTGCTTTTAGTATGGAAAAAGGTGAAGTATCGGAGCCAGTAAAAACTCAGTTTGGATACCATATTATCAAGTTGGTAGACAAAAAGGAAGCAACTACTAGCACTTTTGAAGAAGTTAAAGATCAAATAAGACAGTTCTTATTGGGCAAAAAGCAAAATGATCTATACATAAGTAAAACTACAGAATTAAGAGACAAATATGAAGTGAAAATCAACGAGTAA
- a CDS encoding ABC transporter ATP-binding protein/permease has product MKKIKLLFKFMKGNRLLYFGAVLAIGFATCFEILIPLVLRVTIDSIIGDKPMEVPVWIANLIQANGGKSVLLQNLWLCGAILVILTVINGAFLYLKGKWSAVASESVAKNIREKLYDHLQHLPFDYHVKAQTGDLIQRCTSDVETIRKFLSIQFVEIGRVLFILVFSIGVMVSLNRTMTLVAVSLIPLVFIFTLVFFFKVQKAFKLSDESEARLSTVLQENLSGVRVVRAFARQEYEVDKFDERNTEYRDVTYKLIKMLAWFWSCSDLLCFLQIGAVLVFGAYFASIGVMTLGTLYVFISYERKLIFPIRQMGRILTDLGKSLVSIERINEILDAELEDGLDEGKKPQIKGEIEFKDVCFQYDGDRTILKNISFNVKPGETVAILGSTGSGKTSLVNLLLRLYDYNEGNIRIDGIELRDINKKWLREQIGIVLQEPFLYSKTLKENIGVTKKDIKESEISEASKIASIHDVILDFEKGYETSVGERGVTLSGGQKQRVAIARTIIRNSNVLIFDDSLSAVDTETDLAIRRALKEKRKDVTTFIISHRINTLSEADLILIVEDGEIVQSGKHEDLINKEGLYKRIWALQNSLEEELDKEIKTSSDDKLEEAAS; this is encoded by the coding sequence ATGAAGAAAATAAAGCTTTTATTTAAGTTTATGAAGGGAAATAGGCTCTTATATTTTGGAGCAGTATTAGCTATAGGCTTTGCAACATGCTTTGAGATATTAATTCCTCTTGTATTAAGGGTAACTATAGATTCTATTATAGGAGATAAACCAATGGAGGTACCTGTATGGATTGCAAACTTAATTCAAGCAAATGGTGGTAAATCAGTTTTACTACAAAATCTATGGTTATGTGGGGCTATTTTAGTAATATTAACAGTAATAAATGGTGCATTCTTATATTTAAAGGGTAAATGGTCGGCAGTGGCATCTGAATCCGTTGCTAAAAACATTAGAGAAAAGCTATATGACCATCTACAGCATCTACCCTTTGATTATCATGTAAAGGCTCAGACCGGCGACCTTATTCAAAGATGTACATCGGATGTTGAAACCATCAGAAAATTTTTATCTATCCAATTTGTTGAAATTGGCCGTGTTTTATTTATACTGGTATTTTCTATAGGGGTAATGGTTTCCCTAAATAGGACAATGACTTTAGTAGCAGTATCATTGATCCCATTAGTTTTTATATTTACCCTAGTATTTTTCTTTAAAGTTCAGAAGGCATTTAAGCTGTCCGATGAATCGGAGGCGAGGTTATCAACGGTATTACAGGAAAATCTAAGTGGGGTTAGGGTAGTAAGAGCCTTTGCCAGACAAGAATATGAAGTAGATAAATTTGATGAAAGAAATACAGAATATAGGGATGTAACCTATAAATTAATTAAGATGCTTGCTTGGTTTTGGTCATGTTCAGACCTACTATGCTTTCTACAAATAGGTGCAGTGTTAGTCTTTGGAGCCTATTTTGCTTCAATTGGAGTTATGACATTGGGAACGCTTTATGTGTTCATTAGCTATGAAAGAAAGCTAATTTTTCCTATAAGACAGATGGGAAGGATACTTACTGATTTAGGTAAATCCTTAGTGTCAATAGAACGTATAAATGAAATATTAGATGCAGAGCTTGAAGATGGATTAGATGAAGGGAAAAAACCTCAAATCAAAGGTGAGATAGAATTTAAAGACGTCTGTTTTCAATATGATGGAGATAGAACTATATTGAAAAATATTTCCTTTAATGTTAAGCCCGGGGAAACCGTAGCAATACTTGGTTCAACGGGAAGTGGCAAAACATCATTAGTGAATCTTTTATTGAGGCTATATGATTATAATGAAGGGAACATAAGGATAGATGGAATAGAGCTTAGGGACATAAATAAAAAATGGCTTAGAGAGCAGATTGGAATAGTTCTACAGGAACCATTCTTATATTCTAAGACATTAAAAGAGAATATTGGAGTTACTAAAAAGGATATAAAGGAGTCAGAAATATCCGAGGCTTCAAAAATAGCATCAATCCATGATGTAATATTGGATTTTGAAAAGGGATATGAAACCTCTGTGGGTGAACGTGGAGTTACTCTTTCAGGTGGCCAAAAACAAAGAGTTGCCATTGCTAGAACCATAATTAGAAATTCAAATGTATTAATATTTGATGATTCATTGAGTGCAGTGGATACAGAGACCGATTTGGCTATACGAAGAGCATTAAAGGAGAAAAGAAAGGATGTTACTACATTTATTATCTCCCATCGTATAAATACCCTTTCAGAGGCAGACCTCATATTAATTGTTGAAGATGGTGAAATAGTACAATCGGGAAAACATGAAGATTTAATTAATAAAGAGGGACTATATAAACGTATCTGGGCATTACAAAATTCCCTTGAGGAAGAACTGGATAAAGAAATAAAGACTTCTTCTGATGATAAATTGGAAGAGGCTGCTTCATAG
- a CDS encoding ATP-binding cassette domain-containing protein — MEIFKIEDMTYYYPRQKKAAIKDINLSLFEGEFILLLGKSGSGKSTLGRVFNRIVPEFYGGEIKGNIKTDVEVGMLFQDPEKQLVMDKVERELAFGLENIGAEYELMRKKVMETLSFLNIMDIKDQKTYELSGGQKQKVALGATLAMGNKLLVLDEPTSQLDPATADEILHILKRLNEDLGYTIVLIEQRIDRCFHLADRILFMEEGEIVFDGIPREFVNWSNASNTNFLPTVSYLFKRLGNEKLPLTVKEGRRELKKMNIPLNKVDSGIGAINHIDREDIIKIEKLEFVYENGNEALKGMDLKAYKGEVIGIMGGNGSGKSTLLKNISKLLKPTKGKVTVKGEVGYLSQNPNDYLFNDTLYDELKFTLDNKGIKDYSIIENVLMDLDILEYRDKNPRDLSGGERQRVALASILVMEPQILLMDEPTRGLDRHIKDRLGKIMLDLKAKEKTVLLVTHDVEFVGKYCDRVCLVFDGTIAQVGSKYDVLDSGIFYSTQINKLFSGLKDKIISPRDALSLFDRSFIEGDH; from the coding sequence ATGGAAATTTTTAAAATAGAAGACATGACATATTATTATCCGAGACAAAAAAAGGCAGCTATAAAGGATATTAATTTATCCCTATTTGAAGGGGAGTTTATATTACTACTTGGCAAATCTGGATCTGGAAAATCCACATTAGGAAGGGTATTTAACAGAATAGTACCTGAGTTTTATGGAGGAGAGATAAAGGGAAATATTAAGACGGATGTGGAAGTTGGCATGTTATTTCAAGATCCAGAAAAGCAGCTAGTAATGGATAAGGTTGAAAGAGAGCTTGCCTTTGGACTTGAAAATATAGGAGCAGAATATGAATTGATGAGAAAAAAGGTAATGGAGACCTTAAGCTTTTTAAATATTATGGATATAAAGGATCAAAAAACCTACGAGCTTTCTGGGGGTCAAAAACAAAAAGTGGCTTTAGGAGCCACTTTAGCCATGGGAAATAAGCTTTTAGTATTAGATGAACCGACATCTCAGCTTGACCCAGCCACTGCAGATGAAATATTACATATATTGAAGAGGCTTAACGAAGATCTAGGATATACAATAGTTTTAATTGAGCAAAGGATTGATAGATGCTTTCACTTGGCTGATAGGATATTGTTTATGGAGGAAGGTGAGATTGTATTTGATGGTATTCCAAGGGAATTTGTTAATTGGAGTAATGCAAGCAATACTAATTTCTTACCTACTGTATCATATTTATTTAAAAGACTTGGGAATGAAAAATTACCCCTTACAGTAAAGGAAGGCAGAAGAGAATTAAAGAAAATGAATATTCCACTAAATAAAGTAGATAGTGGAATAGGAGCTATCAATCACATTGATAGGGAAGATATTATTAAAATAGAAAAGCTAGAGTTTGTTTATGAAAATGGAAATGAAGCATTGAAAGGAATGGATTTAAAGGCATATAAGGGTGAAGTTATAGGTATAATGGGGGGAAATGGAAGTGGAAAGTCAACATTATTAAAGAATATATCAAAGTTATTGAAACCAACAAAGGGGAAAGTGACGGTAAAGGGTGAAGTTGGATACCTTTCTCAAAATCCAAATGATTATTTATTTAATGATACCCTATATGATGAATTAAAATTCACCCTAGATAACAAGGGGATAAAGGATTATTCAATAATAGAAAATGTATTGATGGATTTAGATATTTTAGAATATAGAGACAAAAATCCAAGGGATTTGAGCGGTGGAGAAAGGCAGAGGGTGGCTTTAGCCTCAATACTAGTTATGGAGCCTCAAATACTCCTTATGGATGAGCCCACAAGAGGACTGGATAGGCATATTAAGGACAGGCTAGGAAAGATAATGCTGGATTTAAAGGCTAAAGAAAAGACGGTTCTACTTGTAACCCATGATGTAGAATTTGTTGGAAAGTATTGCGATAGGGTATGCTTAGTATTTGATGGAACAATAGCACAGGTGGGATCAAAGTATGATGTCCTTGACTCTGGAATATTTTATTCAACTCAAATTAATAAGCTTTTTAGCGGGTTAAAGGATAAAATAATTAGCCCTAGGGATGCCTTAAGTTTATTTGATAGATCATTTATAGAAGGAGATCATTAA
- a CDS encoding beta-lactamase family protein has protein sequence MKLNLDIIKSIIDRQKNFSGVVLAQENGRTVFESGFGYANKSDLIPNTVYTKFGIASGCKLFTSIAICQLVEKGIISFDTYLKDCMDIRFPNFDESVTVHHLLTHSAGIPDYFDEEVMDDFSELWKDRPTYNIKEPKDFLPMFQDGNMDFTPGEKFKYNNAGFIVLGLIVEKNTGMKFTDYIQKNIFEPCGMMGSGYFSLDQLPKDTAYGYIKDESGDWRTNIYSLPIIGGPDGGAFTTAKDLCKLWEGIFEYKVLSKELTEAMLKPYIQVDGDFYYGYGIWMIKEGDDIFKYYIMGEDPGVSMMSSVYPTRNLQVTILGNTEFGTWDIAREIQEMIK, from the coding sequence ATGAAACTAAATTTAGATATAATAAAAAGCATTATTGATAGACAAAAGAATTTTTCTGGAGTTGTATTAGCACAAGAAAACGGAAGGACAGTTTTTGAGAGTGGATTTGGATATGCAAACAAAAGTGATCTTATTCCCAATACCGTATATACAAAGTTTGGTATTGCTTCAGGATGTAAGCTGTTTACATCAATAGCCATATGTCAATTAGTCGAAAAAGGTATAATTTCCTTTGATACATATTTAAAGGATTGTATGGATATTAGGTTTCCAAACTTTGATGAAAGTGTCACAGTTCACCATTTATTAACTCATAGTGCTGGTATTCCAGATTATTTCGATGAAGAAGTAATGGATGATTTTTCAGAACTATGGAAGGATAGACCTACCTATAATATTAAAGAGCCTAAGGACTTTCTACCGATGTTTCAGGATGGAAATATGGACTTTACCCCGGGGGAGAAGTTTAAATATAATAATGCAGGGTTTATTGTACTGGGATTGATTGTTGAGAAAAACACAGGAATGAAGTTTACAGACTATATTCAGAAGAATATTTTTGAGCCATGTGGAATGATGGGTTCAGGATATTTTTCATTAGACCAATTACCAAAGGATACAGCATATGGTTATATTAAAGATGAATCAGGGGACTGGAGAACCAATATATATTCTCTACCTATCATTGGTGGGCCCGATGGGGGTGCTTTTACAACAGCTAAGGATTTGTGCAAACTATGGGAAGGAATTTTTGAGTATAAGGTTTTGAGTAAAGAATTGACTGAAGCAATGTTAAAGCCTTATATTCAAGTTGATGGCGACTTTTATTATGGATACGGTATATGGATGATAAAAGAAGGTGATGACATATTCAAGTACTATATTATGGGTGAAGACCCTGGAGTAAGTATGATGTCTTCCGTATATCCCACAAGAAATTTACAGGTCACTATACTTGGGAATACTGAATTTGGTACTTGGGATATTGCCCGTGAAATTCAAGAAATGATTAAATGA